A region of Ferruginibacter albus DNA encodes the following proteins:
- a CDS encoding response regulator, with translation MNILILDDDKDLCVLLKTFFEKKGHVVHIANSLVDGLNIIDHHMPSIVFIDNYLPDGEGWKAAQTIKVKYPSLNINLMSAKDRSFNSLEEYENVVWEKPISVQQLETYLQFLKLEV, from the coding sequence ATGAACATTTTAATTCTTGATGATGACAAAGACCTATGCGTTTTACTAAAAACCTTTTTTGAAAAGAAAGGACATGTGGTGCACATCGCCAATTCATTGGTAGATGGATTGAATATTATTGATCATCATATGCCATCCATCGTTTTTATCGATAATTATCTTCCCGATGGGGAAGGTTGGAAGGCAGCACAAACAATTAAAGTTAAATATCCCTCACTTAACATCAACCTGATGTCTGCAAAGGATAGAAGCTTTAATTCATTGGAAGAATATGAAAATGTAGTGTGGGAAAAACCTATTTCGGTTCAACAACTGGAAACCTATTTACAGTTTTTAAAATTGGAGGTATAA
- a CDS encoding PA2169 family four-helix-bundle protein, with translation MSADIHTIEILRDLIKINSDRIKAYKQAAEEIKEIDINLYGLFLKMQTESKRYVKELNQGIKSLGGVPIKPHSQKGKIYKLWTDFKSLFTGKDKDAILRSCERSEIAVQKAYAHALTYKQAIAGTNRQLISNQYAALMIGHEVIKKYMNMQPQFNYN, from the coding sequence ATGTCAGCAGATATACATACTATAGAGATCCTCAGAGATCTTATAAAAATAAACAGCGACCGGATAAAAGCATACAAACAGGCAGCAGAAGAGATCAAGGAAATTGATATTAATTTGTATGGGCTTTTTTTAAAAATGCAAACGGAAAGCAAACGTTATGTAAAAGAGTTGAACCAGGGAATAAAATCATTAGGTGGTGTACCTATAAAACCTCATTCACAGAAAGGGAAGATCTATAAGCTTTGGACTGACTTTAAATCCTTATTCACAGGGAAAGATAAAGACGCCATTTTACGTTCTTGTGAACGAAGTGAGATTGCCGTACAAAAAGCTTATGCACATGCTTTAACCTATAAACAGGCGATTGCAGGCACTAACCGCCAATTAATATCCAATCAATATGCTGCACTGATGATCGGCCATGAAGTGATAAAAAAATACATGAACATGCAGCCCCAGTTTAATTACAATTAA
- a CDS encoding DoxX family protein gives MNITYEVRKWDDTHPVYLILLRVALGFFLVLKGLYFVTNPAVLNEMILNSRLNMINTNGLLTFIITWANLLGGTFITLGLFTKISVWAQIPILLGAVLFVNTRTGVAPGELVLSIVILALLILFATLGPGKFSMDYYIKRILL, from the coding sequence ATGAATATAACATACGAAGTAAGAAAATGGGACGATACACATCCCGTATATCTTATACTCCTAAGGGTTGCACTGGGATTTTTTTTAGTGCTGAAAGGATTATATTTTGTAACCAACCCTGCCGTTTTAAATGAAATGATCTTGAACAGCCGGTTAAATATGATTAACACCAATGGGCTGTTAACCTTTATTATTACATGGGCAAACTTATTAGGCGGCACATTCATCACATTAGGATTATTTACAAAAATTTCCGTGTGGGCGCAAATTCCAATATTGCTGGGCGCCGTTTTATTTGTTAACACAAGAACAGGAGTTGCTCCCGGAGAATTAGTACTATCGATCGTAATACTGGCCTTGCTTATCTTATTCGCAACTCTTGGTCCCGGTAAGTTTTCAATGGATTATTATATCAAAAGAATATTACTATAA
- a CDS encoding DNA polymerase ligase N-terminal domain-containing protein, translated as MSLSKYQQKRNFANTPEPAGKSTKKKTAALSFVIQRHKASHLHYDFRLELNGVLVSWAVPKGPSLNPADKRLAMKVEDHPYDYKDFKGVIPEGYGAGIVEIWDKGTYTDIDKSEDKNSSEQKLRAGLKKGDLKFVLHGKKLKGEFALVKLKNKEDNSWLLIKHRDKYAVDKSYDSEKETLKNSPINKWLHDHPKPEKKNSLST; from the coding sequence ATGAGTTTAAGCAAGTATCAGCAAAAAAGAAACTTTGCAAACACGCCGGAGCCTGCCGGTAAAAGCACGAAAAAGAAAACGGCGGCACTTTCATTTGTAATTCAGCGTCATAAAGCATCACATCTTCATTATGATTTCAGGTTAGAATTAAATGGTGTACTCGTAAGTTGGGCAGTGCCGAAAGGGCCTTCCTTAAACCCTGCAGATAAACGTCTTGCTATGAAAGTAGAAGATCATCCTTATGATTATAAAGATTTTAAAGGGGTTATTCCTGAAGGATATGGAGCAGGCATTGTAGAAATTTGGGATAAAGGGACTTATACGGATATCGACAAGTCTGAGGATAAAAACAGCAGCGAACAAAAATTAAGAGCAGGCTTAAAAAAAGGTGATTTAAAATTTGTTCTTCATGGAAAAAAATTAAAAGGTGAATTTGCTTTGGTCAAATTGAAAAATAAAGAAGATAATTCCTGGCTGCTGATCAAACATCGGGATAAATATGCTGTTGATAAATCTTACGACAGTGAAAAAGAAACATTAAAAAACTCTCCCATCAATAAATGGCTCCACGACCATCCTAAACCTGAAAAAAAAAATTCTTTAAGCACGTAG
- the ku gene encoding non-homologous end joining protein Ku: MRPIWTGAIGFGLVNIPVKLFSATKDSELNLDMLDKKDLSNIRYMRVNEKTGKEVNWENIVKGYKVNDRYVVLTDKDFESANAIKTKIISIEDFVNATEIDSVYFETPYYLAPDKSGEKAYSLLHEALQKTGKVGVATFVMRSKESLAVLRPSNNIILLNRLRFAEEIRDTSEIEPPRSSTVKPGELKMAISLINQLSHRFNIKEYKDTYTAQLLKIIKAKAKGKVTKEPQLKVVHNSTKDLMSQLKASLSPKRKKVS; encoded by the coding sequence ATGCGACCAATATGGACAGGCGCCATTGGCTTTGGCTTGGTAAACATTCCCGTTAAACTATTCAGCGCAACCAAAGACAGCGAATTGAACCTTGATATGCTGGATAAGAAGGATCTCTCCAACATACGCTACATGCGGGTGAATGAAAAGACAGGTAAAGAAGTGAATTGGGAAAACATTGTAAAAGGCTATAAAGTAAATGATCGATATGTAGTGCTCACAGATAAAGATTTCGAATCTGCCAACGCCATTAAAACAAAAATAATCAGCATTGAAGATTTTGTAAATGCTACTGAAATTGACAGTGTTTATTTTGAAACACCTTATTATTTAGCCCCCGATAAATCGGGAGAAAAAGCATATTCGTTATTACATGAAGCGTTACAGAAAACAGGAAAAGTGGGTGTCGCAACATTTGTAATGCGTAGTAAAGAAAGCCTGGCAGTATTACGTCCATCCAACAATATCATTCTTTTAAATCGGCTTCGTTTTGCAGAAGAAATAAGAGATACTTCCGAAATTGAGCCTCCACGAAGTTCTACTGTTAAGCCGGGCGAGTTAAAAATGGCAATCTCTCTTATCAACCAACTATCGCATCGTTTCAATATAAAAGAATACAAAGACACTTATACTGCTCAACTACTTAAAATAATCAAAGCAAAAGCAAAAGGAAAAGTTACCAAGGAACCACAACTAAAGGTGGTGCACAACAGTACTAAAGACTTGATGAGTCAATTAAAAGCAAGTTTATCTCCCAAACGTAAAAAAGTATCGTGA